In a single window of the Papaver somniferum cultivar HN1 chromosome 8, ASM357369v1, whole genome shotgun sequence genome:
- the LOC113305954 gene encoding transcription initiation factor TFIID subunit 11-like — MSIILCSWFQRIVTSSSSDYEYSYSSSSSIEDFKASAAKSKTKANHTEGSKPNIPLNDRRVTYAELMKRKAEDDEADDRRHKKDRTRRRILAAEERHRFADGVPSDSDASEDEPVWAPGDRKIKPDHRTKELIDIAKRVEDEVEEDSDDPNIHQDFINGPDSDFDEEEDSEKDNDDESDKSDNFHDHHLHLFTPPGRSREIFAGAKLVTSSSSDYDYSYSSISSDEDFKDSAAKSKTKTNHAEGAKLNIPLNERRVTYAELMKRKAEDDEADDHRRRKDRTRRRIQAVEERRRIDDGVPSDSDAS; from the exons ATGTCCATAATTTTATGCTCCTGGTTCCAGAGAATTGTGACTTCCAGTAGCAGCGATTATGAGTATAGTTATTCCTCCAGCTCTTCCATCGAGGATTTCAAAGCTTCTGCAGCCAAATCGAAAACTAAGGCAAATCACACTGAGGGGTCAAAGCCTAACATTCCCCTTAATGACCGGAGAGTCACTTATGCTGAGCTTATGAAGAGAAAAGCCGAGGATGATGAGGCGGACGACCGTCGGCATAAAAAGGATCGAACCCGGCGCCGAATACTAGCGGCTGAGGAAAGACATCGATTTGCTGACGGTGTACCTTCCGACTCTGATGCTTCAGAAGATGAACCAGTGTGGGCGCCAGGGGATCGCAAGATTAAGCCAGATCATCGTACCAAAGAACTCATAGATATTGCGAAACGAGTAGAGGATGAAGTGGAAGAGGACTCGGACGATCCTAATATTCATCAAGACTTCATCAATGGCCCTGATAGTGACTTCGACGAAGAAGAGGATTCTGAGAAGGataatgatgatgaatctgataaatcCGACAACTtccacgaccaccaccttcatctcttcaCGCCACCAGGGAGGAGCAGAGAGATTTTCGCCGGAGCA AAATTGGTGACTTCCAGTAGCAGCGATTATGATTATAGTTATTCCTCCATCTCTTCCGACGAGGATTTCAAAGATTCTGCAGCCAAATCGAAAACTAAGACAAATCACGCTGAGGGGGCAAAGCTTAACATTCCCCTTAATGAACGTAGAGTCACTTATGCTGAGCTTATGAAGAGAAAAGCCGAGGATGATGAGGCGGACGACCATCGTCGTAGAAAGGATCGAACCCGGCGCCGAATACAAGCGGTTGAGGAAAGACGTCGAATTGATGACGGTGTACCTTCCGACTCTGATGCTTCATAA